The DNA segment ATCCTGGTGGACGAATTCCAGGATACCAACAACATCCAGTACGCGTGGATCCGTCTGCTGGCAGGCGATACCGGCAAAGTGATGATCGTCGGCGATGATGACCAGTCTATTTACGGCTGGCGTGGAGCGCAGGTAGAGAACATCCAGCGTTTCCTCAAGGATTTCCCGGGCGCGGAAACCATTCGTCTGGAGCAGAATTACCGCTCGACCAGCAACATCCTCAGCGCGGCGAACACCCTGATTGAAAACAACAATGGCCGTCTGGGGAAAAAGCTGTGGACCGATGGCATTGATGGCGAACCGATTTCACTCTATTGCGCGTTTAATGAGCTGGATGAAGCGCGTTTTGTCGTTAACCGCATCAAAACCTGGCAGGACAACGGCGGGGCGCTGGAACAGTGCGCCATTCTTTATCGCAGTAACGCCCAGTCGCGCGTGCTGGAAGAGGCGCTGTTGCAGGCCAGTATGCCGTACCGTATTTATGGCGGTATGCGCTTCTTCGAACGTCAGGAAATTAAAGATGCGCTCTCCTATCTGCGCCTGATCGCCAATCGTAATGATGATGCGGCGTTTGAGCGCGTGGTGAACACCCCGACGCGCGGTATTGGCGATCGCACGCTGGACGTTGTGCGCCAGACCTCGCGCGACCGTCAGTTAACCTTGTGGCAGGCGTGCCGCGAGCTGTTGCAGGAGAAAGCGCTGGCTGGCCGCGCCGCAAGCGCCCTGCAACGCTTTATCGAGCTAATTGACGCGCTGGCGCAGGAGACGGCAGATATGCCGCTGCATGTTCAGACCGATCGGGTGATTAAAGACTCGGGTCTGCGCATGATGTACGAGCAGGAAAAAGGCGAGAAAGGCCAGACGCGTATTGAAAACTTAGAAGAACTGGTGACGGCGACGCGCCAGTTTAGCTACAACGAAGAAGATGAAGACCTGATGCCGTTGCAGGCGTTTCTCTCTCACGCCGCGCTGGAAGCGGGCGAAGGGCAGGCGGATACGTGGCAGGATGCGGTTCAACTGATGACCTTGCACTCGGCGAAAGGGCTGGAGTTTCCGCAGGTGTTCATCGTCGGCATGGAAGAGGGGATGTTCCCCAGCCAGATGTCGCTGGATGAAGGCGGGCGCCTTGAAGAAGAGCGTCGCCTGGCCTACGTCGGCGTAACCCGCGCGATGCAGAAGCTGACGTTGACCTATGCGGAAACTCGCCGTCTGTATGGCAAAGAGGTCTACCACCGCCCGTCGCGCTTTATCGGCGAATTGCCGGAAGACTGTGTGGAAGAAGTGCGGCTGCGCGCCACGGTCAGTCGTCCGGTGAGTCACCAGCGGATGGGAACCCCGATGGCGGAAAACGACACCGGGTACAAGCTGGGACAGCGCGTGCGTCACCCGAAATTCGGTGAGGGCACGATCGTCAATCTGGAAGGCAGCGGTGAACATACCCGGTTGCAAATCGCGTTTCAGGGGCAGGGCATTAAATGGTTTGTTGCTTCTTATGTTCAATTCGAAAATGCGTAACTTTCAGAAAAATATCATTATTTTGTAATAATCTGCTAGCCTTATACGCTGAAGGGCAATAATTGTTCTTCAGCGTTTCGTTGCGTGTTGACGTCAAATTTTTGCTGGCGTAACATGCGCGCACGATTACGCTAAGAGGACATTCGCCTTGGACACACCCAGTAGATGCTGGCTCATTATCCTGTCATTCAGGATCAACTCCTAAGGCTATCCCTTTTTGCTGATAGCCTTAGCGGTTGTCAGCGACCTTCTCTTTTTCCCGTCGCGCTGAGTCAGGCTGTTTAATGGTCTGAAACCCAATTTGTTTCTGTGTGCCCACCCGAACTGTCCGATATTTTTAAGCATTGGGAGTCCCGGTCATGCTGAGCGCATTTCAACTGGAAAATAATCGACTGACCCGGCTGGAAGTCGAAGAGTCACAAACCCTGATTGATGCCGTATGGGTCGATTTGGTCGAACCGGACGACGACGAGCGACTGCGCGTACAATCTGAGCTGGGCCAAAGCCTGGCGACACGTCCTGAACTGGAAGATATCGAAGCATCCGCGCGTTTCTTTGAAGACGAAGACGGGCTGCACATCCACTCCTTTTTCTTTTTCGAAGATGCGGAAGACCACGCCGGTAACTCCACGGTGGCATTCACCATTCGCGATGGCCGCCTGTTTACGCTGCGTGAACGCGAACTGCCCGCTTTCCGCTTGTACCGTATGCGCGCCCGTAACCAGGCGATGGTGGACGGCAATGCCTATGAATTACTGCTCGACCTGTTTGAAACCAAAATCGAACAGCTGGCGGATGAAATTGAAAACATCTATAGCGATCTGGAAGAGCTGAGCCGCGTGATCATGGAAGGGCATCAGGGCGATGAATATGACGAAGCGCTCTCCACGCTGGCGGAACTGGAAGATATCGGCTGGAAAGTTCGCTTATGTCTGATGGATACCCAGCGCGCGCTTAACTTCCTGGTGCGCAAGGCGCGTCTTCCGGGGGGGCAACTGGAGCAGGCGCGTGAGATCCTGCGCGATATCGAGTCCCTGCTGCCGCACAACGAATCCCTGTTCCAGAAGGTGAACTTCCTGATGCAGGCGGCGATGGGCTTCATCAACATCGAGCAGAACCGCATTATCAAGATCTTCTCGGTGGTATCCGTGGTATTCCTGCCGCCGACGCTGGTGGCGTCCAGCTATGGGATGAACTTTGAGTTTATGCCGGAGCTGAAGTGGAGCTTTGGTTACCCTGGCGCGATTATCTTTATGATCCTTGCGGGTCTGGCGCCGTATTTGTACTTCAAGCGTAAGAACTGGCTGTAATATTGCGCCCGGTGGCGCGTCGCTTACCGAGCCTACCGATCCCGTAGGCCGGATAAGCGACGCGCCACCGGCACGCTTTTATCCTCGAACTTTGCGTCTTTGTGTATAAATCGCATCCATCACAAAAATCGCCAGCGCCACCCAAATAAAGGCGAACGTCACCATCTTATCGGCGCCCGGTATTTCTCCATAGAACGTCACGGCCAGCAGGAACATCAGGGTTGGGCCAATGTACTGGAAAAAACCCAGCGTGGAGAGGCGCAGGCGCGTCGCCGCCCCAGTAAAGCACAGCAGCGGTACCGTGGTGACGATACCTGCCGCAATCAGCAACAGATTCAGCGACAGCGGATTCTGCCCCATATGGCTGGTTGGGCTATCCGCGATGCCAAACAGATAAATCGCGGCGACCGGCAATAGCCACAGCGTTTCGATCAGCATCCCCGTTTGTGCTTCAACCGCAATCTTCTTACGTACCAGGCCGTAAAACGCAAAGCTAAACGCCAGCCCCAGAGCGATGATCGGCAGAGAGCCGAAGGTCCAGAGCTGCACCAGTACGCCGCAGGCCGCCAGAATCACCGCCAGCCACTGCATACGACGGAAGCGCTCGCCGAGGAACAGCATTCCCAGCAGAATGTTAACCAGCGGGTTAATAAAATACCCGAGGCTGGCTTCCAGCATATGGTGGTTATTGACCGCCCAGATAAAGAGCAGCCAGTTTCCACCGATCAGCACGGCTGACAGCGCCAGCATGAAAATTTTCTTCGGCGTTTGCAGCAGCGTTTTAACGCCGGACCACTGGCGGCTGATGCTCATCAGCGCGATCATAAAGAAAAATGACCAGATCACGCGGTGCGTCAGGATCTCGTCTGCGGGCACGTAGTAAATCAGTTTGAAGTACGCGGGTGCGATGCCCCAAATAAAATAGGCGGCAAGAGCGAGTAACACGCCCTGCCGCGTTTGCTTAGCATCCATCGGGAAAACTCATATCAGAAATGTAACAACAGTTTACCTGTTTTTATCCCACCATATAAGTTGCGGTCGCACTGGCAATGTAAAGCTGTTCTTCGTTGTGCAGTTCCACACGCGCCACAGCGACTTTATTGCCCGCGCGCAACAGGCTGCTGGTGGCGGTGAAGCGGTTGCCTCTGCCCGGGCGCAGGTAGTCAACGCGCAGATCGATAGTTCCCATACGCGACATGCGCTGGCGTAGCTCGTCTTCGCTGATGGTCTCATGGCGGGTCAGCGTGCTGCCCACGCACACCAGTCCGGCGGCGACGTCCAGCGCGGAGGCGATCACTCCGCCGTGTAAAATACTTTGCGCCCAGTTGCCTACCATCATCGGCTGATTGTTAAAGGCCAGTTGGGCAAACTCCTTTTCATAGCGTTCCAGCTCCAGTCCTAATGCCCGGTTAAAAGGCATATGGTAAACAAACATCTCGCCCACCAGTTTCAGGGCCTGCTCAGCGGTAAGTACGGAAGACATACGATCCAGACACTCCATTGGTTAATGAAATGTTGATATTATGCTTCTTATTTGTTGTTTTCTACTTTAAGAGAGGATAACTAAACAGGGATTAAGTAAGTATGTAGAATGGCTGGCAGATAATTATACCATTCAACACTTATTGCGTTCAGGAGAACACGACCGATGCGGGCGATTTTGGGTTGGTTATTACCAGCAGCAATGCTGCCATTGGCTGTATATGCGCAGGAAGCGACAGTGAAAGAAATTCATGACGCGCCTGCGGTACAGGGCAGTATTATCGCAAACATGTTGCAGGTGCATGATAATCCCTTCACGCTTTACCCTTATGATACGAACTACCTGATCTACACCAATACCAGCGATCTGAACAAAGAAGCGATCAGCTCTTATAACTGGTCTGAAAACGCGCGCAAAGACGAAGTGAAGTTTCAGCTGAGCCTGGCCTTCCCGTTCTGGCGTGGGATTGTTGGGCCAAACTCGGTGTTGGGGGCGTCGTACACGCAGAAATCCTGGTGGCAGTTGTCCAACAGCGAAGAGTCCTCGCCGTTTCGTGAGACTAACTACGAACCGCAGTTGTTCCTCGGCTTTGCCACGGATTACCACTTTGCAGGCTGGACGCTGCGCGATGTGGAGATGGGGTATAACCATAACTCCAACGGGCGTTCCGATCCGACTTCGCGGAGCTGGAACCGCCTGTATACGCGTCTGATGGCGCAAAACGGTAACTGGCTGATGGAAGTGAAACCGTGGTACGTCGTTGGCGGCACCGGCGATAACCCCGATATCACTAAATATATGGGCTACTATCAGCTTAAAATCGGCTATCACCTGGGAGATGCGGTGCTGAGCGCTAAAGGCCAGTACAACTGGAATACCGGTTACGGCGGGGCGGAAGTGGGGTTAAGTTACCCGATGACGAAACATGTGCGCCTCTATACCCAGGTATACAGTGGCTATGGCGAATCGTTAATCGACTATAACTTTAATCAGACGCGTGTCGGCGTGGGTGTTATGCTGAATGACATATTCTGATCTGCGCAATGATTGTGTTTAAAACATTGCAGTTTCTTTCGCAGGCGCTGAAAATAGCGCCTGTTTTTATTTCAGGCAAACGGGGTTAATGTGGCGCAGGCGGAAGTGTTGAATCTGGAATTGGGGGCTAAACAGGTTTTACAGGAAACCTTTGGCTACCAACAGTTTCGCCCAGGCCAGGAAGAGATCATTGAGACGGTCGTCTCGGGTCGTGATTGCCTGGTTGTCATGCCGACCGGCGGCGGCAAATCCCTGTGTTACCAGATTCCAGCCTTACTGCTTAACGGACTCACCGTTGTCGTTTCGCCGCTTATCTCCCTGATGAAAGATCAGGTCGACCAGTTGCTGGCAAACGGCGTGGCGGCGGCGTGCCTGAACTCGACGCAGAGCCGTGAACAGCAGCATGAGGTGATGGCCGGTTGCCGAACCGGGCAGGTTCGCCTGCTGTATATTGCGCCGGAGCGCCTGATGCTGGATAACTTCCTTGAGCATCTGGCGCACTGGAA comes from the Citrobacter koseri ATCC BAA-895 genome and includes:
- the rarD gene encoding EamA family transporter RarD; this translates as MDAKQTRQGVLLALAAYFIWGIAPAYFKLIYYVPADEILTHRVIWSFFFMIALMSISRQWSGVKTLLQTPKKIFMLALSAVLIGGNWLLFIWAVNNHHMLEASLGYFINPLVNILLGMLFLGERFRRMQWLAVILAACGVLVQLWTFGSLPIIALGLAFSFAFYGLVRKKIAVEAQTGMLIETLWLLPVAAIYLFGIADSPTSHMGQNPLSLNLLLIAAGIVTTVPLLCFTGAATRLRLSTLGFFQYIGPTLMFLLAVTFYGEIPGADKMVTFAFIWVALAIFVMDAIYTQRRKVRG
- the pldA gene encoding phospholipase A; this translates as MRAILGWLLPAAMLPLAVYAQEATVKEIHDAPAVQGSIIANMLQVHDNPFTLYPYDTNYLIYTNTSDLNKEAISSYNWSENARKDEVKFQLSLAFPFWRGIVGPNSVLGASYTQKSWWQLSNSEESSPFRETNYEPQLFLGFATDYHFAGWTLRDVEMGYNHNSNGRSDPTSRSWNRLYTRLMAQNGNWLMEVKPWYVVGGTGDNPDITKYMGYYQLKIGYHLGDAVLSAKGQYNWNTGYGGAEVGLSYPMTKHVRLYTQVYSGYGESLIDYNFNQTRVGVGVMLNDIF
- the ysgD gene encoding YsgD/CorL family protein, giving the protein MDTPSRCWLIILSFRINS
- the yigI gene encoding acyl-CoA thioesterase YigI produces the protein MSSVLTAEQALKLVGEMFVYHMPFNRALGLELERYEKEFAQLAFNNQPMMVGNWAQSILHGGVIASALDVAAGLVCVGSTLTRHETISEDELRQRMSRMGTIDLRVDYLRPGRGNRFTATSSLLRAGNKVAVARVELHNEEQLYIASATATYMVG
- the uvrD gene encoding DNA helicase II, which produces MDVSYLLESLNDKQREAVAAPRSNMLVLAGAGSGKTRVLVHRIAWLLSVENNSPYSIMAVTFTNKAAAEMRHRIGQLMGTTQGGMWVGTFHGLAHRLLRAHHMDANLPQDFQILDSEDQLRLLKRLIKAMNLDEKQWPPRQAMWYINSQKDEGLRPHHIQSYGNPVEQTWQKVYQAYQEACDRAGLVDFAELLLRAHELWLNKPHILQHYRERFTNILVDEFQDTNNIQYAWIRLLAGDTGKVMIVGDDDQSIYGWRGAQVENIQRFLKDFPGAETIRLEQNYRSTSNILSAANTLIENNNGRLGKKLWTDGIDGEPISLYCAFNELDEARFVVNRIKTWQDNGGALEQCAILYRSNAQSRVLEEALLQASMPYRIYGGMRFFERQEIKDALSYLRLIANRNDDAAFERVVNTPTRGIGDRTLDVVRQTSRDRQLTLWQACRELLQEKALAGRAASALQRFIELIDALAQETADMPLHVQTDRVIKDSGLRMMYEQEKGEKGQTRIENLEELVTATRQFSYNEEDEDLMPLQAFLSHAALEAGEGQADTWQDAVQLMTLHSAKGLEFPQVFIVGMEEGMFPSQMSLDEGGRLEEERRLAYVGVTRAMQKLTLTYAETRRLYGKEVYHRPSRFIGELPEDCVEEVRLRATVSRPVSHQRMGTPMAENDTGYKLGQRVRHPKFGEGTIVNLEGSGEHTRLQIAFQGQGIKWFVASYVQFENA
- the corA gene encoding magnesium/cobalt transporter CorA, coding for MLSAFQLENNRLTRLEVEESQTLIDAVWVDLVEPDDDERLRVQSELGQSLATRPELEDIEASARFFEDEDGLHIHSFFFFEDAEDHAGNSTVAFTIRDGRLFTLRERELPAFRLYRMRARNQAMVDGNAYELLLDLFETKIEQLADEIENIYSDLEELSRVIMEGHQGDEYDEALSTLAELEDIGWKVRLCLMDTQRALNFLVRKARLPGGQLEQAREILRDIESLLPHNESLFQKVNFLMQAAMGFINIEQNRIIKIFSVVSVVFLPPTLVASSYGMNFEFMPELKWSFGYPGAIIFMILAGLAPYLYFKRKNWL